A single region of the Nakaseomyces glabratus chromosome D, complete sequence genome encodes:
- the ALG11 gene encoding alpha-1,2-mannosyltransferase ALG11 (CAGL0D01122g~Ortholog(s) have GDP-Man:Man3GlcNAc2-PP-Dol alpha-1,2-mannosyltransferase activity and role in oligosaccharide biosynthetic process, oligosaccharide-lipid intermediate biosynthetic process, protein glycosylation), with amino-acid sequence MSTMLWVVVAAVLLFVLPVVRVPMLDLTRRNIIRWQRGGIQKYTTRYYGFFHPYCNAGGGGEKVLWKAVQETLLYDPNCSIVIYTGDVDSSPKEIIANVIKRFDYEMDFNRVQFVFLKYRKWVDGSTWKHLTLVGQAMGSMLLTIEALLRFVPDIWLDTMGYPFGYPVVRWLAGLPVMTYTHYPVISSDMIHKIEIENQKQPSKKGTLKLIYWKLFMKWYQYVGKFVDVAITNSTWTGNHIRSIWKRVKIKVMYPPCSTEKLVKNSSPTAYETRQNQAVLIAQFRPEKRHKLVIQAYSDFISRTASKDHFKLVLIGSTRSEEDRAYVETLKSWAFDTLKIPKESLTFKTDCSYDDIKKFLAESTFGINAMWNEHFGIAVVEYAAAGLISLVHASAGPLLDIIVPWDSAKKQQLPYSDSTKDTRTGLFFKDKSDPDYKPTDAQFNNYGSLADIFEEANSLSIAERKQISERAKECASNKFSDNTFNHAWDHALDELEHKTSRLGSN; translated from the coding sequence ATGTCTACGATGCTATGGGTTGTCGTTGCTGCGGTGCTGCTGTTTGTGCTGCCTGTGGTGCGGGTTCCTATGCTTGACTTGACGAGGAGGAACATCATCAGATGGCAGCGAGGCGGGATACAGAAGTATACCACGCGGTACTATGGGTTTTTCCACCCATATTGCAATGCAGGAGGTGGTGGTGAGAAAGTTCTGTGGAAAGCGGTTCAGGAGACGCTACTTTACGACCCCAATTGTTCCATTGTGATCTACACTGGTGACGTGGACAGCAGTCCCAAAGAGATTATTGCGAATGTGATCAAGCGGTTTGACTATGAGATGGATTTCAATAGGGTTCAGTTTGTGTTTTTGAAGTACAGGAAGTGGGTGGATGGCAGTACGTGGAAGCATTTGACTTTGGTCGGACAGGCTATGGGATCGATGCTGCTAACCATCGAAGCTCTCCTTCGTTTTGTTCCAGATATATGGCTGGACACTATGGGTTACCCATTTGGGTACCCCGTGGTTCGTTGGCTTGCAGGCTTGCCTGTGATGACTTACACACATTATCCGGTGATATCCTCTGATATGATACACAAGATCGAGATAGAGAATCAGAAACAGCCATCCAAGAAAGGAACTTTGAAACTAATCTATTGGAAACTATTTATGAAGTGGTACCAGTATGTGGGAAAATTCGTTGATGTAGCAATCACAAACTCAACATGGACCGGTAATCACATAAGATCAATTTGGAAGAGGGTCAAGATAAAAGTTATGTATCCACCATGCTCGACTGAGAAACTGGTTAAGAACTCTTCGCCTACTGCATACGAGACAAGACAAAACCAAGCAGTTTTAATTGCCCAATTTAGACCCGAGAAGAGACACAAGTTAGTGATACAAGCATACTCTGATTTTATCAGCAGAACTGCAAGCAAGGACCACTTCAAACTGGTGCTCATAGGGTCGACTAGATCTGAAGAGGATAGGGCTTATGTCgaaactttgaaaagcTGGGCATTTGATACACTGAAAATACCGAAAGAATCATTAACGTTTAAGACAGATTGTAGTTACGATGATATTAAGAAATTCCTTGCTGAGTCAACCTTTGGTATCAATGCAATGTGGAACGAACATTTCGGTATTGCAGTTGTAGAATACGCAGCAGCAGGTCTAATCTCGCTAGTGCATGCCTCAGCTGGACCCTTACTAGATATAATAGTTCCCTGGGATTCTGCAAAGAAACAGCAATTGCCTTATAGTGATTCTACAAAAGACACGAGAACTGGTTTATTCTTCAAGGACAAGAGTGATCCTGATTATAAGCCAACAGATGCACAGTTCAACAACTATGGCTCTCTGGCagatatatttgaagaagccaATAGCTTAAGCATAGCTGAGAGAAAACAGATATCAGAAAGAGCCAAGGAGTGTGCGTCAAACAAATTCTCTGATAATACGTTTAACCATGCATGGGATCACGCACTTGATGAGTTAGAACATAAGACCTCCAGACTGGGATCCAattaa
- the CBP6 gene encoding Cbp6p (CAGL0D01144g~Ortholog(s) have ribosome binding activity, role in mitochondrial respiratory chain complex III assembly, positive regulation of mitochondrial translation and Cbp3p-Cbp6 complex, mitochondrial ribosome localization), with the protein MSTPPAVREAAKQVVKCLERFPADRFKHLTSFKDIQISRFNRIAGVSLKGEDAANEKKPSLSEVKDMISRTSGPLGLQKDFLKKLQGALQQDMVSEEGLTKQKRSLEVLMSDKYKNYYEVGDKLYKPNGNPEYYQRLMDELTGKKKENLFTGLRTVFFGK; encoded by the coding sequence ATGTCTACGCCGCCTGCTGTCAGAGAAGCTGCAAAGCAAGTGGTGAAATGTCTGGAAAGGTTTCCTGCCGATAGGTTCAAGCATTTGACCTCCTTCAAGGATATTCAAATCTCTAGGTTCAACCGTATAGCTGGTGTATCTCTCAAAGGAGAAGACGCTGCGAATGAGAAGAAGCCAAGTCTTTCAGAAGTCAAAGATATGATTAGCAGAACCTCAGGTCCCTTAGGTCTACAGAAGgatttcttgaagaaattacAGGGTGCTTTACAACAGGATATGGTATCTGAAGAAGGACTGACAAAACAAAAGAGGTCTTTGGAAGTGTTGATGAGTGATAAATACAAGAATTATTATGAAGTAGGAGACAAGTTATACAAACCCAATGGGAACCCAGAATATTATCAGAGATTGATGGATGAATTGACaggtaagaagaaggaaaacCTATTCACTGGTTTAAGAACTGTGTTTTTTGGTAAATAG
- the MUD1 gene encoding Mud1p (CAGL0D01166g~Has domain(s) with predicted nucleic acid binding, nucleotide binding activity): MKQENIKTLYLQNLPRRPVNKESFIRNLLKCINRNNIYVLNPSKPIPASIDFNEYNELKESQDKNLYLDESLGLISISLSRSLRLRNQGFLTFESHELAQSFMDRYQNNKLKVSGRIINISFAKKESFLGLYLDNERVLQKALRTKYRKEDLENNQHKLETLKLRRKQRRLRSKLRSKGVDDEQIKAAVTGLTQKVTATINEKKPVPLALKQETRPPKQDNEKLVEPNSILLLTDLPSGCTSDQIKVNIPTKELKEIRLVSVRNVAFVEYEDIEAATVALKEMVPKLTKLGNNIKVTYAKK; this comes from the coding sequence ATGAAGCAAGAAAACATAAAGACGCTATATTTACAGAATCTCCCCAGAAGGCCAGTTAACAAGGAGTCTTTCATTAGGAATCTTCTCAAGTGCATCAACAGAAACAATATTTATGTACTGAACCCATCAAAGCCAATACCTGCCTCAATCGACTTCaatgaatataatgaaTTAAAGGAATCACAGGATAAGAATCTCTATTTGGATGAATCACTGGGTCTAATCTCAATTTCGCTATCAAGATCACTGCGATTAAGAAATCAAGGCTTCCTAACCTTCGAGAGCCATGAACTGGCTCAGAGTTTTATGGATCGCTACCAGAACaataaattgaaagtaTCTGGAAGAATAATCAATATTAGTTTTGCTAAGAAGGAGTCGTTTTTAGGCTTGTACTTAGACAACGAACGTGTCTTGCAGAAGGCGTTGCGGACCAAATATAGGAAAGAAGATTTAGAGAACAATCAACATAAACTGGAAACTTTAAAGCTAAGAAGGAAACAGAGAAGACTGAGATCGAAATTAAGATCAAAAGGTGTTGATGATGAGCAGATTAAAGCTGCTGTGACAGGTTTAACACAGAAAGTGACGGCCACAATCAATGAAAAGAAGCCAGTGCCATTAGCATTGAAACAAGAAACAAGACCACCTAAAcaagataatgaaaaactCGTAGAGCCAAATTCTATACTATTGCTGACAGATTTGCCATCTGGGTGTACATCAGATCAGATAAAAGTCAACATACCGACTAAGGAACTCAAGGAAATTCGACTGGTATCAGTTCGGAATGTGGCATTTGTCGAGtatgaagatattgaagcTGCAACAGTGGCCTTAAAAGAAATGGTTCCAAAATTAACAAAACTTGGCAATAATATCAAGGTTACCTACGCAAAGAAGTAA
- the TEF1 gene encoding elongation factor 1-alpha (CAGL0D01188g~Translation elongation factor eEF1 alpha-A chain), which produces MGKDKQHVNVVVIGHVDSGKSTTTGHLIYKCGGIDKRTIEKFEKEAAELGKGSFKYAWVLDKLKAERERGITIDIALWKFETPKYHVTVIDAPGHRDFIKNMITGTSQADCAILIIAGGVGEFEAGISKDGQTREHALLAFTLGVRQLIVAVNKMDSVKWDESRFAEIVKETSNFIKKVGYNPKTVPFVPISGWNGDNMIEATTNASWYKGWEKETKAGVVKGKTLLEAIDAIEPPTRPTDKPLRLPLQDVYKIGGIGTVPVGRVETGVIKPGMVVTFAPAGVTTEVKSVEMHHEQLTEGLPGDNVGFNVKNVSVKEIRRGNVCGDSKNDPPKAAASFNATVIVLNHPGQISAGYSPVLDCHTAHIACKFEELLEKNDRRSGKKLEDSPKFLKSGDAALVKFVPSKPMCVEAFSDYPPLGRFAVRDMRQTVAVGVIKSVDKTDKAGKVTKAAQKAAKK; this is translated from the coding sequence ATGGGTAAGGACAAGCAACACGTTAACGTCGTCGTTATTGGTCACGTCGATTCCGGTAAGTCTACTACCACCGGTCACTTGATTTACAAGTGTGGTGGTATTGACAAGAGAACTATCGAAAAGTTCGAGAAGGAAGCCGCTGAATTGGGTAAGGGTTCTTTCAAGTACGCTTGGGTTTTGGACAAGTTGAAGgctgaaagagaaagaggTATCACTATCGATATCGCTTTGTGGAAGTTTGAAACTCCAAAGTACCACGTCACCGTTATCGATGCCCCAGGTCACAGAGATTTCATCAAGAACATGATTACTGGTACTTCTCAAGCTGACTGTGCTATCTTGATTATTGCTGGTGGTGTCGGTGAATTCGAAGCCGGTATCTCCAAGGATGGTCAAACCAGAGAACACGCTCTATTGGCTTTCACCCTAGGTGTTAGACAATTGATTGTTGCTGTCAACAAGATGGACTCTGTCAAGTGGGATGAATCCAGATTCGCTGAAATCGTTAAGGAAACCTCcaacttcatcaagaaGGTCGGTTACAACCCAAAGACTGTTCCATTTGTCCCAATCTCTGGTTGGAACGGTGACAACATGATTGAAGCCACCACCAACGCTTCCTGGTACAAGGGTTGGGAAAAGGAAACCAAGGCTGGTGTCGTCAAGGGTAAGACCTTGTTGGAAGCCATTGACGCTATCGAACCACCAACCAGACCAACTGACAAGCCATTGAGATTGCCATTGCAAGATGTCTACAAGATCGGTGGTATCGGTACGGTGCCAGTCGGTAGAGTCGAAACCGGTGTCATCAAGCCAGGTATGGTTGTTACCTTCGCCCCAGCTGGTGTTACCACTGAAGTCAAGTCCGTTGAAATGCACCACGAACAATTGACTGAAGGTTTGCCAGGTGACAACGTTGGTTTCAACGTTAAGAACGTTTCCGTTAAGGAAATCAGAAGAGGTAATGTCTGTGGTGACTCCAAGAACGACCCACCAAAGGCTGCTGCTTCTTTCAACGCTACCGTCATTGTCTTGAACCACCCAGGTCAAATCTCTGCTGGTTACTCTCCAGTTTTGGACTGTCACACCGCCCACATTGCTTGTAAGTTCGAAGAATTGTTGGAAAAGAACGACAGAAGATCCGGTAAGAAGTTGGAAGACTCTCCAAAGTTCTTGAAGTCCGGTGACGCTGCTTTGGTTAAGTTCGTTCCATCCAAGCCAATGTGTGTCGAAGCTTTCTCCGACTACCCACCATTGGGTAGATTCGCTGTCAGAGACATGAGACAAACCGTTGCTGTCGGTGTCATCAAGTCTGTTGACAAGACTGACAAGGCTGGTAAGGTTACCAAGGCCGCTCAAAAGGCTGCTAAGaaataa
- a CDS encoding aspartate/glutamate racemase family protein (CAGL0D01210g~Has domain(s) with predicted racemase activity, acting on amino acids and derivatives, racemase and epimerase activity, acting on amino acids and derivatives activity) translates to MKVGIIGGIGPEATTHYYISIIKQFQDAVGSDKVLPEMVVESINMYHMFEMLEQRQYDDVAEYLAHAACNLQKAGADFGVMCGNTPHIVFEKIQGKTDLPLLSMVQCSLDVASAMGLKRLALLGTKFTMQNDFFKRPFEMAGISIYTPSPVEQETIHQKIVGELENGIVTPDTKSTLLTIINGMIKEHGLDGVILGCTELPLILNQRDFSIEVLDIAKEHINAIVKKLSC, encoded by the coding sequence atgaaGGTTGGGATTATAGGTGGGATTGGTCCTGAGGCTACCACGCACTACTACATAAGCATTATTAAGCAGTTCCAGGATGCAGTTGGTTCTGACAAAGTTCTCCCCGAGATGGTGGTTGAGAGCATCAATATGTACCACATGTTTGAGATGTTGGAACAGAGACAATATGATGACGTTGCTGAATATTTAGCTCATGCAGCATGTAATCTTCAGAAGGCTGGTGCTGATTTCGGAGTGATGTGCGGCAACACCCCACATATTGTATTCGAAAAGATCCAGGGCAAGACAGATTTACCATTGTTGAGCATGGTCCAGTGTTCATTGGATGTTGCCAGTGCCATGGGGCTTAAGAGATTGGCTTTGTTGGGGACAAAATTCACAATGCAGAACGATTTCTTTAAGAGGCCTTTTGAAATGGCCGGCATTAGCATATACACACCTTCTCCAGTAGAACAAGAGACAATTCACCAAAAGATAGTAGGTGAACTGGAAAACGGAATAGTAACGCCCGACACTAAAAGTACTCTCCTCACTATCATCAATGGAATGATCAAGGAGCATGGACTTGATGGTGTAATCCTGGGCTGCACGGAACTACCGCTCATTTTAAATCAAAGGGACTTCTCCATCGAAGTTCTGGATATTGCCAAGGAACATATTAACGCAATTGTAAAGAAACTCTCTTGCTAG
- the MRL1 gene encoding Mrl1p (CAGL0D01232g~Ortholog(s) have signal sequence binding activity, role in vacuolar transport and Golgi apparatus, late endosome localization), with protein sequence MLLSCLLLLLSCLPIKAAKAEDNEKPFCAVMNPLTGTYIDLSQLSTSPNEEFQMTQRRNNKKTKSNKTRWLVKDWEGKTNFTLSVCSSPVVSKEEKDQLSNTTGAFYVVNDTEHGYTMKYVSIGDFSSEPRLTGIYDTRVLTLKYENGSMCPNGKDRKATLLNFICDKTVSSKAQISYVGNLHECSYFFEIRSVYACPTSNKTNEVNVYGIFISIIVIFFMVEYACRKWLFKDGSVKSVRLHDNYSSSTTSFARDDMRWEMNRHNRSLWKTIPMKVFGGTFRFVGSVVGGLLTKNNSRAQYSAVSTNQQSPFYRDMEEQNDILDSLDTN encoded by the coding sequence ATGCTACTATCGTGCCTATTATTGCTTCTATCCTGCCTGCCCATCAAGGCAGCAAAAGCTGAGGACAATGAGAAGCCATTTTGTGCAGTCATGAACCCCCTAACGGGTACTTATATTGACCTCTCGCAGCTGTCTACTAGCCCTAATGAAGAATTCCAGATGACCCAGAGAAggaacaacaagaagactAAGAGCAACAAGACTCGTTGGCTAGTGAAGGACTGGGAAGGCAAGACAAATTTCACACTCAGTGTGTGCTCATCCCCAGTGGTGAGCAAGGAAGAGAAAGACCAACTATCCAACACCACAGGCGCTTTCTATGTGGTGAACGACACCGAACATGGTTATACCATGAAATATGTATCGATCGGTGACTTCAGTAGTGAACCTCGCCTAACTGGTATATATGACACAAGAGTGCTCACATTGAAGTACGAAAATGGGTCAATGTGTCCCAACGGCAAAGATCGTAAAGCAACATTGTTAAACTTCATATGTGACAAGACTGTGAGCTCAAAAGCACAGATTTCATACGTTGGAAACCTCCATGAGTGCTCTTACTTCTTCGAGATTAGAAGCGTCTATGCTTGTCCGACATCAAACAAGACTAACGAAGTCAACGTTTATGGTATCTTCATCAGTATCATTGTCATCTTCTTTATGGTCGAATATGCCTGCAGGAAGTGGCTGTTCAAGGATGGATCGGTGAAATCTGTAAGACTACATGACAATTACTCCTCCTCAACTACCTCTTTTGCAAGAGACGATATGAGATGGGAAATGAATAGACACAACCGTAGCTTATGGAAAACGATACCGATGAAAGTTTTTGGTGGGACCTTTAGATTTGTTGGCAGTGTTGTAGGCGGGCTCCTAACCAAGAACAACTCGAGGGCTCAATATTCGGCAGTTTCAACAAACCAACAAAGTCCCTTTTATAGAGATATGGAAGAGCAGAATGATATCCTAGATAGTCTGGACACGAATTAG
- a CDS encoding uncharacterized protein (CAGL0D01254g~Protein of unknown function), with protein sequence MHQDSSTEERMFQFDEEMGDGLDAQLDLLFQQTARVEKIIEFNERDLAQQELDCTIPALDTKVKWYRKYVRIMLDKWLLIKVRCYSQGQKQEQKQKQEQEQEQEQEQGQHKSTQCTVTKTLSSLVLDVQGPMSNRHEFEAGSYSYEHAHPSSTDADAESIVTDESELQHTRATTSNYRALGQCQGQSQGQSQGPPNILHDRDKEAPRGRTRHRSRYTPVRHASCGNR encoded by the coding sequence ATGCACCAGGACTCTAGCACCGAGGAACGGATGTTCCAGTTTGACGAAGAGATGGGCGATGGACTGGACGCTCAGCTCGACCTGTTGTTTCAACAGACTGCGCGCGTAGAGAAGATTATAGAGTTCAATGAGCGGGACTTGGCACAGCAGGAACTTGACTGTACTATACCGGCACTGGACACCAAGGTCAAATGGTATAGGAAGTATGTGAGGATAATGTTAGACAAGTGGTTGCTGATCAAGGTCCGGTGCTACTCTCAAGGGCAAAAGCAAGAGCAAAAGCAAAAGCAAGAACAAGAGCAAGAACAAGAGCAAGAGCAAGGGCAACACAAATCTACACAGTGCACCGTAACCAAAACGCTGTCATCATTAGTACTGGATGTCCAGGGTCCAATGAGTAACCGGCACGAGTTCGAAGCTGGTAGCTATAGCTATGAACACGCCCATCCCAGTTCCACGGACGCCGATGCGGAGAGCATAGTCACAGACGAGAGCGAGCTGCAACACACGAGGGCCACCACCAGCAACTACCGTGCACTAGGACAGTGTCAGGGACAGAGTCAGGGACAGAGTCAGGGGCCGCCCAACATACTTCACGACAGGGATAAAGAAGCACCACGTGGCAGAACAAGACACAGGTCACGGTATACCCCTGTACGACACGCATCATGTGGCAATCGGTGA
- the MT-I gene encoding MT-I (CAGL0D01265g~Copper-binding metallothionein, involved in sequestration of metal ions; inducible by copper and silver; gene used for molecular typing of C. glabrata strain isolates): MANDCKCPNGCSCPNCANGGCQCGDKCECKKQSCHGCGEQCKCGSHGSSCHGSCGCGDKCECK, translated from the coding sequence aTGGCTAACGATTGCAAATGTCCTAACGGTTGCTCCTGTCCAAACTGCGCCAACGGTGGCTGCCAGTGCGGTGACAAGTGCGAGTGCAAGAAGCAGAGCTGTCACGGCTGCGGTGAACAATGCAAGTGCGGTTCCCACGGTTCCAGCTGTCACGGTTCTTGTGGATGCGGTGACAAGTGTGAGTGCAAGTAA
- the OPY2 gene encoding Opy2p (CAGL0D01276g~Ortholog(s) have role in fungal-type cell wall biogenesis, mitotic cell cycle G1 arrest in response to pheromone and osmosensory signaling pathway, more) — translation MSSVSQSVSIPQPSQTYSRGADGCVVCPTSVACPTCAEDENCVLTALTCDTCPYTYCAKKSSLAIGSLSGVDANGNALNATNSSGSSTNSHKGRVNIPGIVSGSVVGFLVLVLVLVIVYFWKRRKRFAREGKLRAYKLSRGRRGPNRVGGKNSGDGEDGEDGAGGDGIKWDSDIENELDDDDLDLDIDDDDDDEDDDDDEDDEDDIDDGAGPRHLYAAQPHMRQRLKDIVEEGDDMNVSGPVGLDALRNGQTVEQFRLRPMRPLKAASDAQSIYSNNTVHTKASSNVLPIAYIPGVTINQMQPHVKPGYRPHSRAVRGRLNHDDVRSHITLGSSILGSEDNFDLEFDHSVTPVPVKPEMEKAEKPATNLTTAIRAKPRLITIDGKDPQDASEGMPEETQDVQVPEQHDDVHSSGSSTESFTIDLDISLPEDESPFGDQHQIVN, via the coding sequence ATGAGTTCTGTATCGCAGTCCGTGTCTATACCGCAGCCTTCACAGACGTACAGCCGGGGTGCTGACGGTTGTGTGGTGTGCCCCACTTCCGTGGCGTGTCCTACTTGCGCAGAGGACGAGAACTGTGTGCTCACGGCGCTGACCTGTGACACATGCCCTTACACATACTGTGCGAAGAAGTCCAGTCTCGCGATCGGGAGTCTCTCCGGCGTGGACGCCAACGGTAACGCCCTGAATGCGACGAACAGCTCTGGGAGCTCGACGAACTCCCACAAGGGCCGTGTGAATATACCGGGGATCGTGTCCGGTAGTGTTGTCGGGTTCCTtgtgctggtgctggtgctggtgaTAGTGTACTTCTGGAAGAGAAGGAAGCGGTTCGCCAGGGAGGGCAAGCTGCGTGCGTACAAGCTGAGCAGGGGCCGCAGGGGCCCCAACAGGGTCGGTGGTAAGAACAGCGGGGATGGCGAAGACGGCGAAGATGGTGCTGGAGGTGATGGGATCAAATGGGACTCCGACATTGAGAACGAGCTGGATGATGATGACCTAGACCTGGATATAGAcgacgatgacgatgacgaAGATGACGACGACGACGAAGACGACGAAGACGATATCGATGACGGGGCGGGACCAAGACACCTGTATGCTGCCCAGCCTCATATGCGACAACGGCTGAAAGACATAGTGGAGGAAGGAGATGACATGAATGTGAGCGGTCCCGTGGGTCTAGATGCGCTGCGGAATGGTCAAACAGTGGAGCAGTTCAGGCTGAGGCCCATGCGTCCGTTGAAGGCAGCGAGCGACGCACAGAGTATATACAGTAACAACACAGTGCACACGAAGGCGTCGTCGAATGTGTTGCCGATTGCTTATATTCCGGGTGTTACCATCAACCAGATGCAACCGCATGTGAAGCCTGGATATAGGCCGCACAGTCGTGCTGTGAGGGGCCGGCTGAACCACGACGACGTGCGCTCACACATCACATTGGGGTCGTCTATACTGGGTAGCGAGGACAACTTTGACCTCGAGTTTGACCATAGTGTCACTCCGGTTCCAGTGAAGCCGGAGATGGAGAAAGCGGAGAAGCCTGCCACGAACCTGACCACTGCGATACGTGCCAAGCCTCGGCTAATAACAATCGATGGCAAGGACCCACAAGACGCCAGTGAAGGTATGCCAGAAGAGACGCAAGATGTGCAAGTGCCAGAGCAGCACGATGATGTGCATAGCAGTGGGTCCAGCACGGAGAGTTTCACCATAGACCTGGACATATCACTGCCGGAAGACGAGTCGCCCTTTGGAGACCAGCACCAGATAGTTAACTAA